A single region of the Halobellus ruber genome encodes:
- a CDS encoding extracellular solute-binding protein — protein MRDGTPRSRDESPDHTSSSRRAFLAAAGAGTATALAGCSALAGGGGGGGTAGESGSGPDFSGETLRVMVWSGNYADRFEETIKPMYEERTGGTLQVNRGWNEILAQIRSAPEDQPPFDVTITEGYFYLLGRADDLFLPVRSENVPNLDNVIDYYTDFRTTEFGVPIDGAPTTMIYRNDGDFEPNSWADLASDTVQNSAGIGIDKGFWWFPQHDAAVAMDEMELAGEIYNEEMTMEVFDYIENEWPITGWATSGEDIWQFFENGVIDYAQWYYEQTAFDIDDYDGLSHFAPSKNSGFVNHWCPVRGTDKRRMAEDFLNFLLDADTQTTWSENSPTLFTNENMEYATDKLDEDLPNNSEEAKLIAWPKFDYINSNFSKFADRISKMAVSSG, from the coding sequence ATGCGAGACGGTACTCCGCGATCCCGAGACGAGTCGCCAGACCACACCAGTTCCAGCCGTCGGGCGTTCCTCGCGGCGGCAGGTGCCGGGACGGCGACCGCGCTCGCCGGCTGTTCCGCCCTCGCCGGGGGTGGTGGCGGCGGGGGCACCGCCGGCGAGAGCGGGAGCGGCCCGGACTTCAGCGGCGAGACGCTCCGGGTGATGGTATGGAGCGGGAACTACGCCGACCGCTTCGAGGAGACAATCAAGCCGATGTACGAGGAGCGGACCGGCGGCACCCTCCAAGTCAACCGCGGGTGGAACGAGATCCTCGCGCAGATCCGGTCGGCGCCCGAGGACCAGCCGCCGTTCGACGTCACGATCACCGAGGGGTACTTCTACCTCCTCGGCCGCGCGGACGACCTCTTCCTCCCGGTACGGTCGGAAAACGTCCCGAACCTCGACAACGTCATCGACTACTACACCGACTTCCGGACGACGGAGTTCGGCGTGCCGATCGACGGCGCGCCGACGACGATGATCTACCGCAACGACGGGGACTTCGAGCCGAACTCGTGGGCCGACCTCGCCTCCGACACGGTCCAGAACAGCGCCGGGATCGGCATCGACAAAGGGTTCTGGTGGTTCCCACAGCACGACGCCGCGGTCGCGATGGACGAGATGGAACTCGCCGGGGAAATCTACAACGAGGAGATGACGATGGAGGTCTTCGATTACATCGAAAACGAGTGGCCGATCACGGGGTGGGCCACCTCGGGCGAGGACATCTGGCAGTTCTTCGAGAACGGGGTCATCGACTACGCCCAGTGGTACTACGAGCAGACCGCGTTCGACATCGACGACTACGACGGGTTGAGCCACTTCGCTCCCAGCAAAAACAGCGGGTTCGTCAACCACTGGTGTCCGGTCCGCGGCACCGACAAACGGCGGATGGCCGAGGACTTCCTGAACTTCCTGCTCGACGCCGACACCCAGACCACGTGGTCGGAGAACAGCCCCACGCTGTTCACCAACGAGAACATGGAGTACGCCACCGACAAGCTCGACGAGGACCTCCCGAACAACAGCGAGGAGGCAAAGCTCATCGCGTGGCCGAAGTTCGACTACATCAACTCCAACTTCTCGAAGTTCGCCGACCGGATCTCCAAGATGGCAGTGAGCTCGGGGTAA
- a CDS encoding ABC transporter ATP-binding protein, translating to MSEIELEDISKSYGDLQAVDGVDLSVRDGELLCLLGPSGCGKSTTMRMISGLETPTAGEVYIGGDNVTDQAAYDRDTSMVFQNWALFPYKSVLENVAFGLKMRGDGSEERQQEAREMLERVHMDGYEEYSPTDLSGGQKQRVALARSLAVDPDVLLLDEPLSNLDKRLREEMEIELKDIHEEFDKTFVYVTHNQDEAFTLADRIGIMNDGRLVQVGEPSEVYRNPTNRFVEEFLGDTNFVAGEVTEAAADYARLATDFGARIRIPPFEAVEPGVSFTVSLRPEFMRIQRSDEADTSEAQTARADGTGGDTVTGTVENNIYRGSMIRYVVDVGGEQLFVEQSVMDQTGIEEGEQVELGWNTDDILVFHPDGSRVRGA from the coding sequence ATGTCCGAGATCGAACTGGAAGACATCTCGAAGTCGTACGGCGACCTCCAGGCGGTCGACGGCGTCGACCTGTCGGTCCGCGACGGGGAGCTGCTCTGCCTGCTCGGCCCGAGTGGGTGCGGGAAGTCGACCACGATGCGGATGATAAGCGGGCTGGAGACGCCCACCGCCGGCGAGGTGTACATCGGCGGCGACAACGTCACCGACCAGGCGGCGTACGACCGCGACACCTCGATGGTGTTCCAGAACTGGGCGCTGTTCCCGTACAAGTCCGTCTTAGAGAACGTCGCGTTCGGGCTCAAGATGCGCGGCGACGGTTCCGAAGAGCGCCAACAGGAGGCCCGCGAGATGCTCGAACGCGTCCATATGGACGGCTACGAGGAGTACAGCCCCACTGACCTCTCCGGCGGGCAGAAACAGCGCGTCGCCCTGGCCCGCTCGTTGGCGGTCGATCCCGACGTGCTCCTCTTGGACGAGCCGCTGTCGAACCTCGACAAGCGGCTCCGCGAGGAGATGGAGATCGAACTCAAGGACATCCACGAGGAGTTCGACAAGACCTTCGTCTACGTCACACACAACCAGGACGAGGCGTTCACGCTCGCCGACCGGATCGGGATCATGAACGACGGCCGGCTGGTACAGGTCGGGGAACCGAGCGAGGTGTACCGGAACCCCACGAACCGGTTCGTCGAGGAGTTCCTCGGCGACACCAACTTCGTCGCCGGGGAGGTGACCGAAGCCGCCGCCGACTACGCCCGCCTCGCGACGGACTTCGGCGCGAGGATCCGAATCCCGCCGTTCGAGGCGGTCGAACCGGGGGTTTCGTTCACCGTCTCGCTCCGGCCGGAGTTTATGCGGATCCAACGGTCGGACGAAGCCGACACGTCGGAAGCGCAGACGGCTCGTGCCGACGGGACCGGGGGTGACACGGTTACCGGCACCGTCGAGAACAACATCTACCGTGGGTCGATGATCCGCTACGTGGTCGATGTCGGCGGCGAGCAGCTGTTCGTCGAGCAGAGCGTGATGGATCAGACCGGAATCGAGGAGGGAGAGCAGGTCGAACTCGGGTGGAACACCGACGATATCCTGGTGTTCCACCCCGACGGGAGCCGCGTGAGGGGAGCGTAA
- a CDS encoding ABC transporter permease: MSVQTPDSVLDRLWEPFEAQSGSRRSLLLMSPLILFEVLIFVVPFAMLIRISFSEQSRNLPYAEGTFTVASYIEVFQSELLQGIITYSFKLGIIATVLAVVLATFYAYATWRADGLLKSALLFSIVLPLLTTLVIKTYAWVPLLAPNGTANNLLLAVGLLSSPVQVVPNTLGVVVGQVYIVFPYAMLAIYSVLSTVEWELVEAARDLGAGRARSFFEVVLPEIMPGVTVATIISFAWSVGAYSAPALLGAGSDRPFALEVQEQMLLNFNWPIATALSTVMLVLMFVSIVLIYVVLGRFGGDISDAA; encoded by the coding sequence ATGAGCGTCCAAACCCCGGATTCGGTTTTGGACCGGCTGTGGGAACCGTTCGAGGCCCAGTCCGGCTCCCGGCGGTCGTTGCTCCTGATGAGCCCGCTGATCCTGTTCGAGGTGCTGATCTTCGTCGTCCCGTTCGCGATGCTCATCCGGATCAGCTTCAGCGAGCAGTCCCGGAATCTCCCCTACGCCGAGGGCACGTTCACCGTGGCGTCGTACATCGAAGTGTTCCAGTCGGAGCTGCTCCAGGGGATCATCACCTACTCGTTTAAGCTCGGGATCATCGCGACGGTGCTCGCCGTCGTTCTCGCGACCTTCTACGCGTACGCGACGTGGCGCGCCGACGGCCTGCTCAAATCGGCGCTGCTGTTCTCGATCGTGCTGCCGCTTCTGACGACGCTCGTGATCAAGACGTACGCGTGGGTCCCGCTGCTCGCCCCGAACGGCACCGCCAACAACCTCCTGCTCGCGGTCGGGCTGCTCAGTTCGCCGGTACAGGTCGTGCCGAACACGCTCGGGGTCGTGGTCGGGCAGGTGTACATCGTCTTCCCGTACGCGATGTTAGCGATCTACAGCGTCCTCTCCACCGTCGAGTGGGAACTCGTTGAGGCGGCCCGGGACCTCGGCGCCGGCCGGGCGCGGTCGTTCTTCGAGGTCGTCCTCCCCGAGATCATGCCCGGGGTCACCGTCGCGACCATCATCTCCTTCGCGTGGAGCGTCGGCGCGTACTCCGCGCCCGCGTTACTCGGGGCGGGGAGCGACCGGCCGTTCGCGCTCGAAGTTCAAGAGCAGATGCTACTCAACTTCAACTGGCCGATCGCGACCGCGCTGTCGACGGTTATGCTCGTCTTGATGTTCGTGAGCATCGTGCTGATCTACGTCGTGCTCGGCCGCTTCGGGGGTGACATCTCGGATGCGGCTTGA
- a CDS encoding ABC transporter permease has protein sequence MRLEPDRLGIAAFRLGYAAIFVAMLLPLFIVIVTSFSASGNLQFPPQGFSLKWYGEFFADIQWLRAFDNSFIVGIGTTVLATFMGITAAFGLEARQGRLGELVTPVVILPLLIPPVILGVTLLVYFSALGLQSSYIGIILAHSLWATPLVFFVMQSVFQRFDWQLRDAGMDLGANPIRVFIHVILPNVKNGIVVSALLAFIISLQEFVMALFLSNFQTQTIPVLAWGSLRQSLTPTVSVVSTFLILISVGGLIVAALAMNLDFVAKRLG, from the coding sequence ATGCGGCTTGAGCCCGACAGGCTGGGGATCGCCGCGTTCCGGCTGGGGTACGCCGCCATCTTCGTAGCGATGCTTCTGCCGCTGTTTATCGTGATCGTGACGTCGTTCTCGGCGTCGGGCAACCTCCAGTTTCCCCCGCAGGGGTTCTCGCTGAAGTGGTACGGCGAGTTCTTCGCCGACATCCAGTGGCTCAGGGCGTTCGACAACAGCTTCATCGTCGGGATCGGAACCACCGTTCTGGCGACGTTTATGGGGATCACCGCCGCGTTCGGGCTCGAAGCCCGGCAGGGCCGGTTGGGCGAGTTGGTGACGCCCGTGGTGATTCTACCACTCCTGATCCCGCCGGTGATCCTGGGTGTGACCCTGCTCGTGTACTTCAGCGCGCTGGGACTCCAATCGTCGTACATCGGCATCATCCTCGCGCACAGCCTGTGGGCGACGCCGCTGGTGTTCTTCGTGATGCAGTCGGTGTTCCAGCGGTTCGACTGGCAGCTCCGTGACGCCGGGATGGATCTGGGCGCGAACCCGATCCGGGTCTTCATCCACGTGATCCTCCCGAACGTGAAAAACGGGATCGTCGTGTCGGCGCTTTTGGCGTTCATCATCAGCCTTCAGGAGTTCGTGATGGCGCTGTTCCTGTCGAACTTCCAGACCCAGACCATCCCGGTGCTGGCGTGGGGCTCCCTACGACAGTCGCTCACGCCGACGGTGAGTGTCGTGTCGACGTTTCTGATCCTGATCTCCGTCGGCGGTCTCATCGTGGCCGCGCTCGCGATGAACCTCGACTTCGTTGCGAAGCGTCTGGGCTGA
- a CDS encoding SAM-dependent methyltransferase, producing MEHALPRYLESKRSVDERSLSTRVRDRFLAELPPAPEMVEAACGTGVTVPRLLSWGVDAGRYRGIDADGRIVPFARWLRPRELRRTGYDVSRDATGGGPAAGDGPAVDFEVADLAVSFATGDALDALAAATDLDAVIAQAFADLVPPAELASAVESALRPGGVAYLPITFDGGTIVQPDHPADDAVESAYHDAIDAHTGRDVRAGRHLIDLFRRRDGDLLSVGSSDWIVRPRGGAYPADERYFLARLLGFVADAVGDRDVERFDEWLATRRDQLAAAELTYVAHQYDLLYRAPTG from the coding sequence ATGGAGCACGCCCTGCCGCGGTATCTGGAATCGAAACGCTCGGTCGACGAGCGGTCGCTGTCGACGCGGGTCCGCGACCGCTTCCTCGCGGAGCTGCCGCCCGCCCCCGAGATGGTCGAGGCGGCGTGTGGAACCGGCGTCACGGTCCCTCGGCTTCTCTCGTGGGGCGTCGACGCCGGCCGGTACCGGGGGATCGACGCCGACGGGCGGATCGTGCCGTTCGCGCGGTGGCTCCGCCCCCGGGAGCTCCGACGGACGGGGTACGACGTTTCCCGCGACGCGACGGGCGGCGGCCCCGCCGCCGGCGACGGTCCCGCAGTCGACTTCGAGGTCGCCGACCTCGCGGTCTCGTTTGCGACCGGCGACGCGCTCGACGCGCTTGCGGCCGCCACCGACCTCGATGCGGTGATCGCACAGGCGTTCGCGGACCTGGTTCCGCCCGCCGAACTGGCCTCGGCGGTCGAATCCGCGCTCCGCCCCGGCGGGGTGGCGTACCTCCCGATCACGTTCGACGGCGGGACGATCGTCCAGCCCGACCACCCTGCCGACGACGCGGTCGAGTCGGCCTACCACGACGCCATCGACGCTCACACCGGGCGCGACGTCCGGGCGGGGCGGCACCTCATCGACCTGTTCCGGCGGCGCGACGGCGACCTGCTTTCGGTCGGAAGCTCCGACTGGATCGTCCGTCCGCGCGGCGGGGCGTATCCGGCGGACGAGCGGTACTTCCTCGCCCGGCTGCTCGGGTTCGTCGCGGACGCGGTCGGCGACCGGGACGTCGAGAGGTTCGACGAGTGGCTCGCGACCCGCCGGGATCAACTCGCGGCGGCGGAGCTGACCTACGTCGCCCACCAGTACGACCTGCTCTACCGGGCGCCGACCGGATGA
- a CDS encoding 6-pyruvoyl trahydropterin synthase family protein, with translation MTPPTHDTYELTVTREFIAQHYLTVPDPGPEGEVHSHHFTVELRFAGPELGEYGYLVDIDAVDALLDSLEDRYRDALLNDLPEFAGLNPSIEHFSRLFGDRVADALSNPTPTRLTVRIWEDDTSWASHTRRLDG, from the coding sequence ATGACACCACCAACTCACGACACGTACGAACTGACCGTCACGCGGGAGTTCATCGCACAGCACTACCTCACGGTGCCCGATCCCGGGCCCGAGGGCGAGGTCCACAGCCACCACTTCACCGTCGAACTCAGGTTCGCCGGCCCCGAACTCGGGGAGTACGGCTACCTCGTCGACATCGACGCGGTCGACGCGCTCTTGGACTCCTTAGAGGACCGCTACCGGGACGCCCTGCTGAACGACCTCCCGGAGTTCGCGGGACTCAACCCCAGCATCGAACACTTCTCGCGGCTGTTCGGCGACCGCGTCGCCGACGCCCTCTCGAATCCGACGCCGACCCGGCTGACCGTCCGGATCTGGGAGGACGACACCTCCTGGGCGAGCCACACCCGCCGGCTCGACGGGTAG
- a CDS encoding zinc-dependent alcohol dehydrogenase yields MNRRSLYFTGPSEAAIRPTSVGMADDEVLVETRVSGISAGTELLIYRGDAPTDLPADETLEALDGDLSFPVRYGYAAVGEVVETGAAVDDEWLGRTVFGFTPHETHFALPPERLLVVPDAVDPEAMATFPSVETATSLVLDGRPRVGEEVVVFGAGVVGLCTTGVLSSFPLRRLVVAEPIEGRRERAREMGADVAVPPGAVADVIGSDADREGADLVYELSGRPATLDDAVAAAGYDGRVIVGSWYGDKPAALDLGSSFHRDRISIESSQVSTLAPETRGRWSKQRRAEVAVERLRDLDAADLVTHRVPFDDAPEAYRLLEERADGVLQVLLTYP; encoded by the coding sequence ATGAACCGGCGCTCCCTGTACTTCACTGGTCCGTCGGAAGCCGCGATCAGGCCGACGTCGGTCGGGATGGCCGACGACGAGGTGCTCGTCGAGACGCGCGTCTCGGGGATCAGCGCGGGGACCGAACTCCTGATCTACCGCGGCGACGCCCCGACCGACCTGCCGGCCGACGAGACGCTGGAGGCGCTCGACGGCGACCTCTCCTTTCCGGTCCGGTACGGCTACGCGGCCGTCGGCGAGGTCGTCGAGACGGGAGCGGCGGTCGACGACGAGTGGCTCGGCCGGACGGTGTTCGGGTTCACCCCCCACGAGACCCACTTCGCGCTCCCCCCCGAGCGGCTTCTCGTCGTGCCCGATGCGGTCGACCCCGAGGCGATGGCGACGTTCCCGTCGGTGGAGACGGCGACGTCGCTTGTCCTCGACGGCCGGCCGCGGGTCGGCGAGGAGGTCGTCGTCTTCGGCGCGGGCGTCGTCGGGCTGTGTACGACCGGCGTCCTGTCTTCGTTCCCGCTCCGCCGACTCGTCGTGGCCGAACCGATCGAGGGCCGCCGGGAGCGGGCCCGGGAGATGGGCGCCGACGTCGCGGTCCCGCCCGGCGCGGTCGCCGACGTGATCGGAAGCGACGCCGACCGCGAGGGTGCCGACCTGGTGTACGAACTCTCCGGCCGCCCGGCGACCCTCGACGACGCGGTGGCCGCCGCGGGCTACGACGGCCGCGTGATCGTCGGGTCGTGGTACGGCGACAAGCCGGCCGCCCTCGACCTGGGGTCGTCGTTCCACCGCGACCGGATCTCAATCGAGTCGAGCCAGGTGAGCACCCTCGCACCGGAGACGCGGGGCCGCTGGAGCAAACAGCGGCGGGCCGAGGTCGCGGTCGAACGCCTCCGCGACCTCGACGCCGCCGACTTGGTCACCCACCGCGTCCCCTTCGACGACGCGCCCGAGGCGTACCGCCTGCTCGAGGAGCGCGCCGACGGCGTCCTGCAGGTCCTGCTTACCTATCCGTAA
- a CDS encoding heavy metal translocating P-type ATPase: MPPSSRESPPDGPSSGSATAKPQDGAVATASFEVPGMDCASCAGKVEAALDRVDGVVDRDTAPATGRVTITYDPESVSASALVDAIGGAGYEVTDAGTADGAGGTDTDPDPVWRSPRAVKTWIGAVFLAAGLALEFFVPGANPRVAAALGSELHLADALFVFAVAAGGQAILRGGYYSALHRRLDIDFLMSVAILGALSASVGFGEALYFEAATLAVLFSVAELLERYSMDRARDSLRELMDLSPEEATVKRADGEEEIVPVDAVEPGDVVVVRPGGKIPADGEVIAGDSAVNQSPITGESVPVDKTVGDEVFAGTLVENGYLEVRVTAAAADTTLSRIVGLVEDARAEETDREQFVERFSSYYTPVVVAFAVVVTLSTPFVLGVTWPTALVYGLTLLVLACPCAFVISTPVSVVSGITSAAKNGVLIKGGTHLEAMGEVDTVAFDKTGTLTTGELAVTDVIGLNGNSEADVLRCARGLEGRSEHPVGEAIVAAAGDAGVTDSAAPEVDGFESLTGRGVRGRLDGTPHLAGKPGLFEELGFDLSHVHAATDGGAVTTTARQLCERNDCVDLLEGIVPELQSAGKTVVLVGTDEEIEGVIAVADEVRPGAARAVARLKELGVSRTVMLTGDNERTARAVAEAVGVDEFRAELLPEEKVDAVRGLAGRDGDGGVAMVGDGVNDAPALATATVGVAMGAAGTDTALETADIALLADDLSKLPYLYELAGDTNSVIRQNVWASLGLKALLAVAVPFGYVPIWLAVLAGDAGMTVGVTGNAMRLSRLRPEGE; the protein is encoded by the coding sequence ATGCCACCCTCGAGCCGGGAATCGCCGCCCGACGGCCCGTCGAGCGGCAGCGCTACCGCGAAACCGCAGGACGGCGCCGTCGCGACCGCGAGCTTCGAGGTGCCGGGGATGGACTGCGCCTCGTGTGCGGGGAAGGTCGAGGCCGCCCTCGACCGGGTCGATGGGGTCGTCGACCGCGACACCGCGCCCGCGACCGGTCGGGTGACGATCACGTACGACCCCGAGTCGGTGTCGGCGTCGGCCCTCGTCGACGCGATCGGCGGGGCGGGCTACGAGGTGACCGACGCGGGGACGGCGGACGGGGCCGGCGGGACGGACACCGATCCCGACCCGGTCTGGCGGAGCCCCCGCGCGGTGAAGACCTGGATCGGCGCGGTCTTCCTCGCGGCCGGACTCGCCCTGGAGTTTTTCGTCCCCGGAGCGAACCCACGGGTCGCGGCCGCACTCGGAAGCGAACTCCACCTCGCGGACGCGCTCTTTGTGTTCGCCGTCGCGGCCGGCGGCCAGGCGATCCTCCGCGGCGGCTACTACTCCGCGCTGCACCGCCGGTTGGACATCGACTTCCTGATGTCGGTCGCGATCCTGGGGGCGCTTTCCGCGAGCGTCGGGTTCGGCGAGGCGCTGTACTTCGAGGCCGCGACGCTCGCGGTGCTTTTCAGCGTCGCCGAACTCCTAGAGCGGTACTCGATGGACCGCGCCCGCGACTCCCTCAGGGAGCTGATGGACCTCTCGCCGGAGGAGGCGACGGTGAAACGCGCGGACGGCGAGGAGGAGATAGTCCCCGTCGACGCCGTCGAGCCCGGCGACGTCGTCGTCGTGCGGCCGGGCGGGAAGATCCCCGCCGACGGGGAGGTGATCGCGGGCGACAGCGCAGTCAACCAGTCGCCGATCACCGGCGAGAGCGTCCCGGTCGACAAGACCGTCGGCGACGAGGTCTTCGCCGGCACGCTCGTTGAGAACGGGTACCTCGAAGTCCGGGTCACCGCGGCCGCAGCCGACACCACCCTCTCGCGGATCGTCGGGCTAGTCGAGGACGCCCGGGCGGAGGAGACCGACCGCGAACAGTTCGTCGAGCGGTTCTCGTCGTACTACACGCCGGTGGTGGTCGCCTTCGCGGTGGTGGTCACGCTGTCGACCCCGTTCGTCCTCGGAGTGACGTGGCCGACCGCGCTGGTCTACGGCCTCACCCTGCTGGTGCTTGCGTGCCCGTGTGCGTTCGTCATCTCGACGCCGGTGTCGGTGGTCTCGGGGATCACCTCGGCCGCAAAGAACGGCGTGTTGATCAAGGGCGGCACGCACCTGGAGGCGATGGGCGAGGTCGACACGGTCGCGTTCGACAAGACGGGAACGCTCACCACGGGCGAACTGGCAGTGACCGACGTGATCGGGCTGAACGGCAACAGCGAGGCCGACGTCCTCCGGTGTGCCCGCGGGCTCGAAGGCCGGAGCGAACACCCGGTCGGGGAGGCGATCGTGGCGGCCGCGGGCGACGCCGGCGTCACCGACTCGGCGGCCCCCGAGGTCGACGGCTTCGAGAGCCTCACCGGCAGGGGCGTCCGCGGCCGTCTGGACGGCACCCCCCACCTCGCGGGCAAGCCCGGGCTGTTCGAGGAACTCGGGTTCGACCTCTCGCACGTCCACGCCGCGACCGACGGCGGGGCCGTGACCACGACCGCCCGGCAGCTCTGCGAGCGCAACGACTGCGTCGACCTCCTCGAGGGGATCGTCCCCGAACTCCAGTCGGCGGGCAAGACCGTCGTCCTGGTCGGGACTGACGAGGAGATCGAGGGCGTGATCGCGGTCGCCGACGAGGTCAGGCCCGGCGCCGCCCGCGCGGTCGCTCGGCTCAAGGAACTCGGGGTGTCGCGGACGGTGATGCTGACCGGCGACAACGAGCGGACCGCCCGCGCGGTCGCCGAGGCGGTCGGCGTCGACGAGTTCCGCGCGGAGCTGCTCCCCGAGGAGAAGGTCGACGCGGTCCGCGGCCTCGCCGGGCGGGACGGGGACGGCGGCGTCGCGATGGTCGGCGACGGCGTCAACGACGCGCCGGCGCTGGCGACCGCCACGGTCGGCGTGGCGATGGGTGCGGCGGGCACCGACACCGCCCTGGAGACCGCAGACATCGCGCTACTCGCAGACGACCTCTCGAAGCTGCCGTACCTCTACGAACTCGCGGGCGACACAAACAGCGTGATCCGGCAGAACGTCTGGGCCAGCCTGGGGCTGAAGGCACTGCTCGCGGTCGCGGTGCCGTTCGGCTACGTCCCGATCTGGTTGGCGGTACTCGCCGGCGACGCCGGGATGACGGTCGGCGTGACCGGCAACGCGATGCGGCTCTCGCGGCTGCGACCCGAGGGGGAGTGA
- a CDS encoding ArsR/SmtB family transcription factor yields MSSPIARLGGSVRSPDASPAVVDVSDDDAGELVDALGSETARELYSALHDDPAPPSELARELDTSVQNVHYHLSKLRTAGVVESVGTRLSEKGNEMTVYGPAADPIVLVGDASPTRRADLRRAISEVAAGVAVLGLASLAVQIAAERLLGAAASSPFEPASLGVGEGARGLLLAAEPGVLFFVGGLVVFAVAMLRGAVSTDR; encoded by the coding sequence ATGTCATCGCCCATCGCCCGGCTGGGGGGAAGCGTCCGGTCGCCGGACGCCTCGCCAGCGGTCGTCGATGTCAGCGACGACGACGCGGGTGAACTCGTCGACGCACTCGGCTCGGAGACCGCACGGGAACTCTACAGCGCACTCCACGACGACCCCGCGCCGCCCTCGGAGCTGGCTCGGGAGCTCGACACGTCGGTCCAGAACGTCCACTATCACCTCTCGAAGCTCCGGACGGCCGGGGTCGTCGAGTCCGTCGGCACGCGGCTCTCGGAGAAGGGCAACGAGATGACGGTGTACGGCCCCGCCGCCGATCCGATCGTGCTCGTCGGCGACGCGTCGCCGACCCGCCGGGCGGACCTCCGGCGGGCGATCTCGGAGGTGGCCGCGGGCGTGGCGGTCCTCGGGCTCGCGAGCCTCGCGGTCCAGATCGCGGCCGAACGCCTCCTCGGGGCCGCGGCGTCGTCGCCCTTCGAGCCGGCGAGCCTCGGCGTGGGCGAGGGCGCGCGGGGGCTCCTGCTCGCCGCGGAACCCGGCGTGCTGTTCTTCGTCGGCGGGCTCGTCGTCTTCGCCGTCGCGATGCTCCGCGGCGCCGTCTCGACGGATCGATGA
- a CDS encoding S8 family serine peptidase, which translates to MPTDRTEFGVSRRRALAIGGAAAASVLSVRGIPSLGSGGSETGTDPPPVADDSIGRVHDLGVTGRGVHAAVLDPTGFDPTHDAVAGRIADIRQFGAERAVVEGTTHGTAAAAAVSSIAPDVRLSLASFRETGEFRAATGWARDRGADVILAPVAAHGAVTSPRSPVFRAARAAAESGSVVVAPAGNAALGHWQAPFDALADGTAADRRLRIRAMPGGDSVAGRFVAWLVTDPPLGADLTLSLLRAVDGGERWDLIAVSRSVDRRAGRRLTADLTPGDYALAVRVEGSAPADGAPTSRVEVTTPTHAFVSPRPLGSVAVPASVPGVVGVGAVGRRNDLEDVVPNAESGPAAGAVAPYSGRGPTVGGDTGVDVVAPPRPWAAAGAPGTSAAAARTAGAAALVLDARPGLDPEGVTRILRASAGDVGRPGRDLSAGWGRLDAVAAVQRARAR; encoded by the coding sequence ATGCCGACGGATCGGACCGAGTTCGGCGTCAGCCGGCGCCGGGCGCTCGCGATCGGCGGCGCAGCGGCCGCCAGCGTGCTCTCCGTCCGGGGGATTCCCTCCCTCGGTAGCGGCGGCTCCGAGACGGGGACCGACCCGCCGCCGGTCGCGGACGACTCGATCGGCCGCGTTCACGACCTCGGGGTCACCGGGCGCGGCGTCCACGCCGCGGTCCTCGACCCGACCGGGTTCGATCCGACCCACGACGCGGTGGCCGGTCGGATCGCGGACATCCGCCAGTTCGGCGCCGAGCGTGCGGTCGTGGAGGGGACCACCCACGGCACCGCCGCCGCCGCGGCCGTCTCGTCGATTGCGCCCGACGTCCGGCTCTCCCTGGCGTCGTTCCGGGAGACGGGGGAGTTCCGCGCGGCGACCGGGTGGGCGCGGGACCGCGGCGCGGACGTGATCCTCGCGCCGGTCGCCGCCCACGGGGCCGTCACCTCGCCCCGCTCGCCCGTGTTCCGCGCCGCACGGGCCGCAGCCGAGTCCGGGTCCGTGGTCGTGGCACCCGCCGGCAACGCCGCCCTCGGCCACTGGCAGGCGCCGTTCGACGCACTCGCCGACGGCACCGCCGCCGACCGACGGCTCCGGATTCGGGCGATGCCCGGCGGCGATTCCGTCGCGGGTCGGTTCGTCGCGTGGCTGGTGACCGACCCCCCGCTCGGGGCGGACCTGACGCTCTCGCTGCTGCGCGCGGTCGACGGCGGCGAGCGGTGGGATCTGATCGCGGTGTCGCGGTCGGTCGATAGACGGGCGGGCCGGCGGCTGACCGCCGATCTCACGCCCGGCGACTACGCGCTCGCTGTCCGAGTCGAGGGGTCAGCGCCGGCAGACGGCGCCCCCACGAGCCGCGTCGAGGTCACAACCCCGACCCACGCGTTCGTCTCGCCGCGGCCGCTCGGCAGCGTCGCCGTCCCCGCGAGCGTCCCGGGCGTCGTCGGCGTCGGCGCCGTCGGACGCCGGAACGACCTGGAGGACGTGGTGCCGAACGCGGAATCCGGTCCGGCCGCCGGGGCCGTGGCCCCGTACAGCGGCCGGGGGCCGACGGTGGGAGGTGACACGGGCGTCGACGTCGTCGCGCCGCCCCGCCCGTGGGCCGCTGCCGGCGCACCCGGCACGTCGGCCGCCGCCGCGCGAACCGCCGGGGCCGCCGCCCTGGTACTCGACGCGCGACCGGGACTCGACCCCGAGGGGGTGACGCGGATCCTCCGGGCCTCCGCGGGCGACGTCGGCCGTCCCGGACGCGACCTCTCGGCGGGGTGGGGCCGACTCGACGCCGTCGCCGCGGTCCAGCGCGCACGGGCCCGGTAG